A genome region from Flavobacterium sp. includes the following:
- a CDS encoding ammonium transporter, which translates to MKIEKRWIISFIMISVVCTIGAFWPTVTENNYVLSEFGTTDHIVPADVAWMLTSSCLVLIMTPGLSFFYGGMVGRKNVISTMLQSFICLGVVTLLWVVVAFSLAFGEPVGFGSGDHFYSFFGNPTTFAFMDYVGVLPHKQLASTIPFMLFALFQMKFAIICPAIITGSFAERVRFISYLVFISLFTIFIYAPLCHAVWYPTGVLGSYFGVKDFAGGTVVHMSSGFAALAGVLVLGKRKNSQHIPTNIPFVLLGTGMLWFGWFGFNAGSAFAANGNAAMAFATTTTSSAAAMLTWIFFDRVNGRKVSALGACIGAVVGLVAITPAAGYVSVPESMFFGFVTALVSNTAVNCKYSKKFDDTLDVFACHGVGGIMGMILTAIFAHGEDASLLHGGWNVFGHHMMALVLVSIFTFFGAYFLFKVTNFIIPLRVSEESEHIGLDLSQHDETLDPKLKPITEPHYG; encoded by the coding sequence ATGAAAATAGAAAAACGCTGGATTATCTCCTTCATTATGATAAGTGTTGTTTGTACCATTGGTGCATTTTGGCCAACAGTAACAGAAAATAATTATGTTTTATCAGAATTTGGAACTACAGATCACATTGTACCAGCAGATGTTGCCTGGATGCTTACTTCAAGTTGTTTAGTATTAATTATGACACCGGGATTATCGTTTTTTTATGGCGGAATGGTGGGCCGTAAAAACGTAATTTCTACCATGTTGCAAAGTTTTATCTGTTTAGGTGTTGTTACACTTTTATGGGTTGTTGTCGCTTTTAGTTTGGCGTTTGGCGAACCGGTTGGCTTTGGCTCAGGAGATCATTTTTATAGCTTTTTCGGAAATCCAACAACTTTTGCTTTTATGGATTATGTGGGCGTTCTGCCTCATAAACAATTGGCAAGTACGATTCCGTTTATGCTTTTTGCTTTGTTCCAAATGAAATTTGCGATTATCTGTCCGGCAATTATCACAGGTTCATTTGCAGAACGTGTTCGTTTTATCTCTTATTTAGTTTTCATTAGTTTATTTACCATTTTTATATATGCTCCATTATGTCACGCGGTTTGGTATCCAACGGGTGTTTTAGGAAGTTATTTTGGAGTTAAAGATTTCGCCGGAGGAACAGTCGTTCACATGAGTTCTGGTTTTGCAGCTTTGGCTGGGGTTTTAGTTTTAGGGAAAAGAAAAAACAGTCAGCATATTCCAACAAACATTCCGTTTGTGTTATTAGGAACCGGAATGCTTTGGTTCGGATGGTTTGGTTTCAACGCTGGATCTGCGTTTGCTGCGAATGGAAATGCTGCTATGGCTTTTGCAACTACCACAACTTCATCTGCAGCCGCAATGTTAACTTGGATTTTCTTTGACAGAGTAAACGGAAGAAAAGTTTCTGCTCTTGGTGCCTGCATTGGTGCTGTTGTTGGTTTAGTAGCTATTACGCCTGCCGCTGGATATGTTTCTGTTCCCGAAAGTATGTTCTTCGGATTTGTGACTGCTCTGGTTTCTAATACTGCTGTAAACTGTAAATATTCAAAAAAATTCGACGATACGCTTGACGTTTTTGCCTGCCACGGTGTTGGAGGAATTATGGGAATGATTTTAACAGCGATTTTTGCTCATGGCGAAGATGCGAGTTTACTGCACGGAGGCTGGAACGTTTTTGGACACCACATGATGGCATTGGTTCTGGTTTCTATATTTACTTTCTTCGGAGCTTATTTCTTGTTTAAAGTAACCAATTTCATTATTCCGCTTCGTGTTTCTGAAGAATCAGAACATATCGGATTGGATTTATCTCAGCACGATGAAACGCTTGATCCAAAATTAAAACCAATTACTGAACCACATTACGGTTAA
- a CDS encoding nuclear transport factor 2 family protein, whose translation MKKTLLLLLFVASFANAQTDKEKITQTLDAWHKAAAEVKFDAYFNVLADDAIYIGTDATENWTKKEFSVWAKPFFDKGTTWNFKALERHIFFDKSGKTAWFDELLDTQMKICRGSGVLVKVGKEWKIQHYVLSMTIPNDEVDAVTKLKAPIEDALIAKLQKK comes from the coding sequence ATGAAAAAAACACTTTTACTATTATTATTCGTCGCTTCTTTTGCAAATGCTCAAACCGACAAAGAAAAAATTACTCAAACTCTTGACGCGTGGCACAAAGCCGCTGCCGAAGTAAAATTTGATGCTTATTTTAATGTTTTGGCAGATGATGCTATTTATATTGGAACTGACGCAACCGAAAACTGGACTAAAAAAGAATTTTCAGTTTGGGCAAAACCATTTTTCGACAAAGGAACAACCTGGAATTTTAAAGCCTTAGAACGTCATATCTTTTTTGACAAATCTGGAAAAACAGCTTGGTTTGATGAATTGCTGGATACACAAATGAAAATTTGCCGCGGATCTGGGGTTTTGGTAAAAGTTGGTAAAGAATGGAAAATTCAACATTACGTTTTATCGATGACAATTCCGAATGATGAGGTTGATGCAGTAACAAAGCTAAAAGCCCCAATTGAAGACGCTTTGATTGCTAAGCTTCAAAAAAAATAA
- a CDS encoding HPF/RaiA family ribosome-associated protein yields MKIQINTDKNIEGHQRLENYFSEELEKGLARFEDKITRIEVHFGDENGEKFSLNDKKCVLEVRTAKLQPITVTEHAETLEKAFNGALSKAKKTLTTTFEKLKAH; encoded by the coding sequence ATGAAAATTCAAATCAATACCGATAAAAACATCGAAGGACACCAAAGATTAGAAAATTATTTCTCTGAAGAATTAGAAAAAGGCTTAGCGCGTTTTGAAGATAAAATCACACGCATTGAAGTACATTTTGGAGATGAAAATGGAGAAAAATTCAGCCTGAACGATAAAAAATGTGTTCTTGAAGTTCGTACCGCAAAATTACAGCCAATCACTGTAACAGAACACGCTGAAACTCTTGAAAAAGCTTTTAACGGTGCTTTGAGTAAAGCTAAAAAAACACTTACTACAACTTTCGAAAAATTGAAAGCACACTAA